One genomic window of Acomys russatus chromosome 29, mAcoRus1.1, whole genome shotgun sequence includes the following:
- the Ift25 gene encoding intraflagellar transport protein 25 homolog, producing the protein MRKVDLCSSTEGTEVILATSSDEKHPPENIIDGNPETFWTTTGMFPHEFIICFHKHVKIEKLVIQSYLVRTLRIEKTTSKEPFDFEQWVEKDLVHTEGQLQNEEIVARDGYATFLRFIIVSAFDHFASVHSISAEGITVSSLS; encoded by the exons atgaggaaggtggatctctgttcgAGTACTGAAGGGACTGAGGTGATTCTGGCTACCTCGAGTGATGAGAAGCACCCACCTGAAAATATCATCGATGG GAATCCAGAAACATTTTGGACCACCACAGGCATGTTTCCCCATGAGTTCATTATTTGTTTTCACAAACATGTGAAGATTGAAAAGCTTGTGATCCAGAGTTACTTGG TTCGGACCTTGAGGATTGAAAAGACCACATCTAAAGAGCCCTTCGATTTTGAGCAGTGGGTTGAAAAAG ATTTAGTACACACAGAGGGGCAGcttcaaaatgaagaaattgtg GCACGAGATGGCTATGCCACTTTCTTGAGATTCATTATTGTCTCAGCCTTCGATCATTTTGCATCTGTGCACAGCATTTCTGCAGAGGGAATAACAGTCTCAAGTCTTTCTTAG